DNA from Variovorax sp. PBL-H6:
GTTGCACTACGGCGGCCGCGGCGGCCCGACGGTGCTGGCGCTCTCGGCCTTCGACATGGCGCTGTGGGACCTCAAGGCCAGGCGGGTCGGCCTGCCGCTCTGGAACCTGCTCGGCGGACACGATCCGCGCGTGCCCTGCTATGCAGGCGGCATCGACCTGCAACTGTCGCTAGACGACCTGCTGCGCCAGACCGATGCCAATCTGGCGAAGGGCTTCCGGGCCATCAAGATGAAGGTGGGCCGTGCGCGCCTGGCCGAAGACGTCGAGCGCGTCCGCGCCATGCGCGAACACCTGGGCGACGGCTTTCCCTTGATGGTGGATGCCAACATGAAGTGGGGCGTCGACGAGGCGATCCGCGCGGCGCGCGCCTTGCAGCCCCTCGATCTCGTCTGGCTCGAGGAGCCGACGATTCCCGATGACCCAGCGGGGCACGTGCGCATCATCCGGGAGGGCGGCCTGCCGGTCGCGGCCGGCGAGAACCTGCGCAGCCTCTGGGAGTTCAAGCAATACATCGCAGCCGGTGCCGTGACGCACCCCGAGCCCGACGTCACCAACTGCGGCGGCGTCACACCCTTCATGAAGATCGCGCGGCTGGCCGAAGCCTTCAACATGCCGGTGACCTCGCATGGCGCGCACGACGTCACCGTTCATCTGCTGGCCACCTGCCCCAATCGCATCTTCCTGGAGGCCCACGGCTTCGGCGTGGACAAGTACGTTGCCGAGCCCTTGAAGATCGACGAAGGCATGGCGATCGCGCCCGACCGGCCGGGCCACGGCATCGACTTCGACTGGCAAGCTCTCGACGCCATCCGCGCCTGAGCTCACATCTCCTCCCGCTTGAGCAGGTAGTCGAGCCTGCCGACGCGGAACCAGCGGTAGCCATAGGGCTCGAGCAGCATGCAGTGGCGGCCTTTCGCGTCGGCGTTGCTGTGCTCCTCCGATAGCATGTTGACCAGCACCTCGCCGTCCGCGCCGAGCGTCTTCGCGTCGAGCTTGATCTCGAGCGGATCGGCCCTGAAGTTGTGCACGAACACGACCGTGTTGCCGCGCCACTCGTAGCGCATCACCAGCACGGCACGCTCGCGGTGGGGCAGCACCACGAAGTCGCCCCATCCGATCTCTGGCACTTCCTTGCGCATGCGAAAGGCGCGCTCCATCCAGTTGAGCAGCGAATCGGGGTCGCGCCGCTGCGCCGCGACATTCACGTGCTCGAAACCGTAGGCCCCGCCCGTGATCACCGGCACTGCCGGCTTGCTGGCGCTGGTGAATCCGCCGTTGGGCTCGGTAGACCACTGCATCGGCGTTCGCGCGCAGTTGCGTTCCGGCAGGCTCAAGTCGTCGCCCATGCCGATCTCGTCGCCGTAGCGGATCACCGGCGTGCCGGGCAATGTCAGCATCAGGCTGTAGGCGAGTTCGAGGCGGCGCCGGTTGCTCCCGAGCATGGGCGCGAGACGCCGGCGTATGCCGCGTTGGTAGAGCTGCATGTCCTTCTCGGGGCCGAAGGCGTCGAAGACGCGCTGCCGCCGCGCAGGCAGCAGGCGCCCGAGATCGAGCTCGTCGTGGTTACGCAGGAAAATGCCCCATTGGCAGGTTGCAGGCCGCGGCCGGGTGGCCTCGAGCGCCTTGGCGAGCGGGCGGGTGTCGCCGGTCGCCAGCGCATAGAACAGGTTCTGGTTGACCGGGAAGTTGAACATCATCTGCAGCCGCTCGCCCTCGTCCCCGAAGTACGCCATGTTGGTCTTCGGCAGCACGTTCGCTTCGGCGAGGATGATCGCGTCGCCCTGGCGCCATTGCAGCAGTTCGCGAAACTTGCGCAGCATGTCGAAGCGCTCCTTCGGCTTGGCGACGTGCGCGCCCTTCTCGCCGATCACGAACGGCACGGCATCCATGCGAAAACCCGAGACGCCGAGCTGCGTCCAGAAGCCCATGATCTTCAGGATCTCCGCTTGCACCTGCGGATGGCTGGTGTTGAGGTCGGGCTGGAAGTCGTAGAAGCGGTGGAAGTACCAGCGCCTGGCCACCTTGTCGAAAGTCCACGTCGACTTCTGCACGCCATGAAAGACCACGCCGTCGGCAGCGCGTTCGGGTTTCCTGTCTGACCAGACGTACCAGTCGTGGTACTTTGACCTCCGGCTCTTGCGCGCCGCCTGGAACCAGGGGTGCTGGTCGGAGGTGTGATTGACCACCAGGTCGATCAGCACGCGCATGCCGCGCTGCGCAGCAGCATGGGTGAATTCGACGAAGTCGCCCAGCGTGCCGAAGCGGGGATCGACGTTGTAGTAGTCCGCGACGTCGTACCCATCGTCACGGCCCGGGGAGGTCTGGAAGGGCATCAGCCACAGGGTGGTGACGCCGAGACCGTGCAGGTACTCGAGGCGCCGTGTCAGGCCTTCGAAGTCGCCGCAGCCATCGCCATCGGAGTCCATGAAAGTCCCCACGGACAAGCAGTACACGACTGTATTTTTGTACCAGAGGTCGTTGATCATTCGGCGTTGGCTCCCGGATATTGGCAGACCCGAAACAAGAAAGGAGCGCTATGTCAGCCGACGCCTGGTGGAAGAACGGAATCGTCTATCAGATCTATCCCCGGTCTTTCCAGGACAGCGATGGGGATGGCATTGGCGACCTGCGCGGCATTCGGAACCGGCTCGATCACTTGATCGAACTCGGCGTCGATGCGGTCTGGATTTCGCCCATCTATCCCTCCCCGATGGCCGATTTCGGGTACGACATTTCCGACTATTGCGACATCGATCTTCGCTTTGGCACCTTGGCCGACTTCGACGCGCTCGCAGCCGAAGCCCGGGCGCGCGGCCTGAAGCTCGTTCTTGACTTCGTGCCCAACCACACCTCCGACCAGCATCCCTGGTTCATGGAAAGCCGCGCCTCGCGCAGCAACCCGAAGCGCGACTGGTACCTGTGGCGGGACCCCGCCCCCGACGGCGGGCCGCCGAACAACTGGCTCAGCAATTTCGGCGGACCGGCGTGGACCTTCGACGCGCACACGGGGCAGTACTACTGCCACTCGTTCCTGAAGGAGCAGCCCGACCTGAACTGGCGCAACCCGGAAGTGCGCGAGGCGATGTACGACGTGCTGCGCTTCTGGCTGCGCCGCGGCGTCGACGGCTTTCGCATCGACGTGCTGTACCACCTCGTCAAGGACGATCAGTTCCGCGACAACCCGCCGAACCCTGATTTCGTGGCTGGCGGCGATCCGGCCCATCGGCTCTTGCCGGTGTACACGACGGACCGCCCCGAGATGCAGGACATCATCATCGAGATGCGGCGCGTGGTCGACGAGTTCAGCGACCCGCAGTCGACGCGGGTGCTGATCGGCGAGCTCTACCTGCCGCTCGCCCGGCTGATGGCCTACTACGGGCGCACGGAGGATGGCCTTCTGCAAGGCGTGCAGCTCCCCTTCAACTTCCAGCTCCTGGCCGCCAAGTGGCAGGCTGCCGAGATCGACCACATCGTGCGCAACTACGAGGCGGCGCTGCCTCAGGGCGCAGCGCCCAACTGGGTGCTCGGCAACCACGACAAGCCGCGCATCGCCAGCCGCGTCGGACAGGAAAGGGCCAGGCTCGCCGCGATGCTGCTGCTGAGCTTGCGCGGCACGCCGACGCTCTACTACGGCGACGAGATCGGACTGACGGACGTGCCCATTCCGCCGGAGGAAGTGCAGGACCCTTTCGAGAAGAACGACCCTGGCAAGGGCCTGGGCCGCGATCCGCAGCGCACGCCGATGCAGTGGAGCGGCACCGCCCCGAACGCAGGCTTCACGACCGGCACGCCCTGGCTGCGGCTGGGCGGGGACTGGGAGCATCGCAACGTCGAATCGCAGGCCGGCGATCCTGCTTCGATGCTGGCGCTCTACCGCCGTTTGATCGCGCTCAGGCGGCGCGAGCCCGCGCTGCACGAGGGCAGCCACGAGCCGCTCGACGCGGGGGCCGATGTGATGGCCTATGCCAGGAGCGCCGGCACGCGGCGCCTGGTCGTGCTGCTGAACTTCGGCACCTCCGAGAAGCCGATCTCCATCGACCTTGTGCCTGCGGGTGGGGTGGTGCTGGCGTCGACGCACGCCCATCGCAGCGGCATCGTCGCGGGTGCACTCATCCTCGAGCCGCTGGAAGGGGTTATCGTCTCGAGAGCCTAGTTGACTGGGCGGGCTGGCCAGCCGATGACGACCCCGTCGCTTTTTCCTTGAAGGACACGCGCAATGAATCTCCAACTCACAGGCAAGCTGGCGCTGGTCAGCGGAAGCACGGCGGGCATCGGTTTCGCCATCGCGCATGCCCTGGCAGCGGAGGGTGCACGCGTTATCGTCAACGGGCGCTCGCAGAAATCGGTGGACGCCGCTGTCGCTCAGATCGAGGCGGCGGAGGGCGGCGAGGTCATGGGCTTCGCCGGAGACCTCAGCATGGCCTCTGCCGCGCATGCCTTGATGGCGAAGTACCCGGACATCGAGATTCTCGTCAACAACCTCGGCATCTTCGAACCCAAGCCGTTCGAAGAGATTCCGGACGAGGACTGGACGCGCTTTTTCGATGTGAATGTCCTGAGCGGCGTTCGCCTGGCGCGCTTGGTGTTGCCCGCGATGAGGCGTGCCAACTGGGGACGCATCATCTTCATCTCCAGCGAGAGCGCCGTCCAGATTCCTTCGGAGATGATTCACTACGGCATGACGAAGACCGCGCAGCTGGCCGTCTCCCGCGGGTTGGCCGAGGCCGTCGCCGGCACTGGAATTACCGTCAACAGTATCCTGCCGGGTCCGACCAAGTCGCGAGGCGTGGGCGAATTCGTCGAGGCGCTCGCCAAGGCCGATGGCAAGTCATTCGATGCCTACGAGAGGGAGTTCTTCGAGAAGGTGCGGCCGACATCCCTCATCAAGAGGTTCGAAACGCCAGCGGAGATTGCCTCCATGGTTGCCTACATTGCCAGCCCGCTTTCATCCGGGACGACGGGGGCAGCGCTCCGTGTCGACGGCGGGTGTACGAAAAGCGCGTTCTAGGCCGCTCAGTTCACGCCGTTCAGGAATTCCCGCACCAGCTTCACGGTGGCCTTCGGATTCGCACCCTGAGCGTGTTCAACCTCGTGACGCTTCTGCGTGGATCCACTCCAGAAAGGCCTTTACTGATGGTCGCTTCGCATGCCGCGGTGGATACACGGCAAAGTGCGCCTTGACCTTGACGGCTTGGTCAAGGCCGAAAACGGGCTTCAGTTTGCGCTCGGCGATGTGTCTTGCAGCAATCGTCGAGCTCTCGAGCGCAACTCCGAGCCCCTGGGTGGCAGCGTCCAGCGACATCTGTGCCCGGTCGAACCGTATGGCGAACCAGTCCGGTGCCCGCTTGTCACTGTACTGTTCGAACCAGTCCGACCACTGGACCACGCTGACATTGCTCTGAATCAACTTCACGGCGGAGAGCTGCCCGACGCGCTTCAAGCCATGCTGCCGGATGAACGCAGGACTGGCGAGCGGCACGATGCGCTCCTCGAAGAGCGGCTCGACCACCAAGTCAGGCCAGTTCGGTATCCCGTAGCGGATGTCGATGTCGGACTGGCCGAGCGCGAAGTCGCTGGGCGTGTGCGCCGCTGACAGGTTGAGCGAGATGTCCGGGTAGGCCTGCGAGAAGCCGCGCAGCCGAGACATCAACCAAAGGCTCGCAATGCTCGGCGCCGAGTGCACGTACAGGCTGTTGCTCACGCCCTGACGCAAGTCATCGCTCGCCGATGCTATGGCCAGCAACGCGCCGCCGACCTTCGACAAGTACAGGTCGCCCGCGGCGCTGAGCCGCACACCGTGCGCGCTGCGCTCGAACAACCTCACGCCGAGATGCGCTTCAAGGCGTGACACCTGATGGCTGATCGCCGAGGCGGTGAGATGAAGTTCGGACGCTGCAAGGGCAAAGCTTCGTCGACGCGCCACTGCTTCGAAGGCTTGCAAGTTCGTCACTGCGGGCAGCGTGGACATAGGGTCAACCCGGTCGTTTGATGATGAAGTGTCATCTTAGGGTGAAAACACATCGCTTGTCGTCATGAACGCATCTCGCGACCATTGGGCCCATTGCAGCAAGACCTCTTCGTGCTGCAAGCGGTCACCAGCACCAAGGCGCTTGCTGGGACTGCATCGGATTCACATCACTCTGGAGACAAATCGATGCTACTCAAGGACAAGGTAATCGTGATCACCGGCGGTGCCGGCCTCAACGGTCTCGGGTTCGCCACGGCGCGCCTCATGGCAGACCACGGTGCACGGGTCGCCGTGCTCGACCTGGAGCGCGCAGAGCCCGCAGCGGCCGCCGCGCGGCTTGGCCCCGACCATCTTGGAATCGCTGCCGACGTCACCGACAAGGCCTCATGTGATGCAGCCGCAGCGGCGGTGCTGAAAGCATTCGGTCGCATCGATGCGCTGGTCAACAACGCGGGCATTACGCAGCCGATCAAGACGCTCGCGATCAGCGGTGCGGACTACGACCGCGTGCTCGACGTCAGCCTTCGAGGCACCTTGTACATGTCGCAGGCCGTACTGCCCGCAATGCAGGAACAAGGCAGCGGATCGATCGTCTGCATTTCGTCGGTTTCCGCCCAGCGCGGTGGCGGCATCCTGGGTGGCCCGCACTACTCGGCAGCGAAAGCCGGTGTGCTTGGCCTGGCGCGCGCCATGGCGCGCGAGTTCGGCGCCGAAGGCATCCGCATCAACAGCATCACGCCCGGCCTCATCGGCACTGACATCATCAAAGGCAAGCTCACCGAAGAGAAGAAGGCAGAAATCGCCGAGACGATTCCGCTCGCCCGCCTGGGCCGCGCCGAAGACATTGCGGGCGCCTGCGTCTTTCTTGCAAGCGACCTCTCGCTGTACTGCACGGGCATCACGCTCGACGTCAACGGCGGCATGTTGATCCATTGAGCCAGCGATTCATTTCACTCGACAACCAGGAGACAAACATGAACGAGCAAAAGCTCACCCCCACCAAACTCAACCGCCGGCAACTGCTCGCTGCGAGTGCAGCACTGCCGCTGTTCTCGATCATCTCGCGCCCGGCAGATGCAGCCGAGTTCGAGCTCAAGTACGCCACCGGACAGGATCCGACGCATCCGGTCAACCTGCGCGCCAAGGAAGCGCTCGACCGCATCCGCGAAGCCACGTCGGGTAGGGTCAACATCAAGCTGTTTCCCGCCAATCAGTTGGGCAGCGACACCGATCTGCTGGCGCAGGTGCGCAATGGCTCGGTCGAGTTCTTCAACTTGTCATCGCTGATCCTGTCGACCTTCGTGCCTGTCTCGGGCATCACGAGCGTTGGCTTCGCTTTCAAGAACTACGACGATGTCTGGAAGGCAATGGACGGGGACTTGGGCAACTACATCCGTGCCGAGATCGCGAAGACGCCCATCTTCACCTTGTCGAAGATCTGGGACAACGGCTTCCGTCACGTCACCTCTTCCGGGAAGGAGATCAAAACCGCGGCGGACCTGAAGGGGTTCAAGGTTCGCGTCCCTGCAGCGCCACCGCTGACTTCCTTGTTCAAGGCGTTGGAGGCTGCACCGTCGCCGATCAACTTCAACGAGGTCTACACCGCATTGCAGACGAAGGTGGTCGAGGGCCAGGAGAACCCGCTCGCCATCATCGCAACGGCGCGGCTGTACGAAGTCCAGAAGAGCTGCAGCATGACAGGTCACGTCTGGGATGGCTACTGGGTGCTTGGAAACAAGCGAGCCTTCGACAAGCTGCCCGCCGACGTGCAGCAGGTCATCAAGCGGGAGATCGACAAGTCCGCCACCGACCAGCGGTCCGATGTTGCCAAGCTCAACACCAGCCTGAAGACAGATCTGATGGCCAAGGGAATCAGCTTCGTCGATGTGCAGCAAGACGACTTCCGCAAGAAGCTGGCGAGCACCGGCTTCTACGGCGAATGGAAGTCGAAGTACGGCGCAGCGCCCTGGGACCTCCTGGAAAAAGTCTCCGGCAAGCTCGGTTGACTGCAGCTGCCGCTCCGGTGTTCACCGGGGCGCAGCGACTCATCTCAATTCAATAGTTGCCCGGTATGCCGCGCGTTGCCGCGCAGGCGGCCCCCTTTCGCCTGAAAGAAAGCTATGAACATTCCTCATGATGATCCTGGACTCGCGGTTGACGCAGGTCGGCGTGAGCCGATCGCCTGGCTTGAAACCTTGAGCAAGGCGCTGGGCGCGCTGGTTGAAGTCCCAGCCGCGCTGCTGGTGCTGGCGGAGGTCGTCGTCCTGCTGATGGGCGTGACGAGTCGATACCTCCTCCATGAACCGCTCGTATGGTCCGATGAGCTGGCGTCGATCCTGTTCCTGTGGTTGGCAATGCTGGGCTCGATCGTTGCGCTCCAGCGCGGCGAGCACATGCGCATGACTGCGATCGTCGGCAAGCTCGACCCACGAAAGCGGGCCTTCCTTGACCTGATCGCGATTGCTTCGGCCATCGCCTTCCTCGCATTCGTCGTCCACCCCGCCTATGAATTTGCGGCCGACGAGGCCTTTGTCACCACGCCCGCAATGGGCATCCCGAACTCCTGGCGGGCCGCGGCGCTGCCGATCGGACTCGGACTGATGTTGCTCGTCGGCATCATCCAGATCTTCCGTGTCGGCCGACTGAAGGACGCATTGCTGGCGCTGGGCCTCGTCGCCATCGTCATCGCAGCGATGACTTTGTTGGGACCGCTTCTGAAGGGGCTCGGCAACTGGAATCTGCTGCTGTTCTTCGTGCTCGGCGTGGGTGCCCTGGTGCTGCTCGGCTTGCCGATCGCGTTCGCATTCGGACTGGCGACCTTCGGCTACATCGCGCTGTCGACCTCGACGCCAACGGTGGTCGTCGTCGGCCGGATGGACGAAGGCATGAGTCATCTGATCCTGCTCGCCGTGCCGCTCTTCGTGCTGCTGGGTCTTCTCATCGAGATGACCGGCATCGCGCGTGCCATGGTCAACTTCCTGGCGAATCTGCTGGGGCACGTCCGCGGTGGACTCTCGTACGTGCTGATTGGCGCGATGTACCTCGTCTCGGGCATCTCCGGGTCCAAGGCGGCCGACATGGCGGCCGTGGCCCCGGCCCTGTTCCCGGAGATGCGCAAGCGCGGCGCGAAACCCGGTGATCTCGTGGCCTTGCTCTCCGCGACTGGCGCGCAGACCGAGACGATCCCGCCCTCACTGGTGTTGATCACGATCGGCTCCGCGACGGGCGTGTCGATTGCAGCCCTGTTCACCGGCGGCTTGTTGCCAGGCGTGGTGGTGGGCTCGACTCTTGCCGCACTCGTCTGGTGGCGCTATCGGGGCGAGGACCTCAAGGGCGTCAGAAAGGCCTCGGGTCGCGAGATCGCCAAGTCGCTCATGATTGCAATTCCCGCTCTGGCGCTGCCGGTCGTCATCCGCGCTGCGGTGGTCGAAGGCGTTGCCACGGCGACCGAGGTGTCCACCATTGGCATCGTCTACGCCGTGCTCACCGGGCTGCTTGTCTATCGCCAGTTCGACTGGAAGCGCATCTATCCGATGCTGGTCAGCACGGCATCGCTCTCAGGGTCCATCCTGTTCATCATCGGTGCCGCCACTGGCATGGCCTGGGCACTGACGCAGTCCGGCTTCTCGACCGCATTGGCCGACGCGATGAAGGCACTGCCCGGTGGCGCGATCACCTTCATGGCCGTGTCGGTGGTGGCCTTCATCATCCTCGGCTCGGTACTCGAAGGCATCCCTGCCATCGTGCTGCTCGGACCGCTGCTGTTTCCCATTGCGCGCCAGGTGGGCATCCATGAAGTGCACTACGCGATGGTCGTGACCCTCGCGATGGGCATCGGCCTGTTCGCCCCGCCGTTCGGCGTCGGCTACTACGCCGCCTGCGCAATCAGTCGAATCCATCCGAATGAAGGCATGAAACCGATCGTGGGCTACATGGTTGCCCTGTTCATCGGAACGGTGATCGTCGCCGCGATTCCCTGGATCTCGACCGGGTTCCTCTGACATGGCATCCCGCATCACGATCACTCGCGCTTTCACTCCCCAACTCACTCACTCAAGGAAACTTCCATGTCTGACCTCTCGACGCTTCAACAAAGCGCCTACCGCATTCGCCGCTATGCACTGCAGATGGGCGAAGTTCAAGGACAGGGCTACATCGGCCAGGCGCTTGGCTGGGCCGACGTGCTGGCCGTGGCCTACAAGCACGCCATGACCTACAAGCCCGAGAACCCGGAGTGGGAGGGCCGCGACCGGTTCCTGCTGTCGCACGGCCACTACGCAATCGCCGCCTATGCCGCGCTGATCGAGGCGGGGATCATCCCCGAGGAAGAGCTTGAAACCTACGGCAGCGACGACAGCCGCCTGCCGATGTCGGGGATGGTCACCTATACGCCGGGCATGGAGATGTCGGGTGGCTCGCTCGGGCAAGGTCTTCCGATTGCCGTGGGCATGGCACTCGGGCTGCGTTTGAAGAAGAACCCGGCCTTCGTCTACAACTCGATGTCAGACGGTGAACTGGACGAAGGCTCGACCTGGGAGGCGGCGATGGGCGCCGCCCACCATCGACTGTCCAACCTGATCTGCCTGGTCGACATCAACAACCAGCAGGCCGACGGCCCGTCCGGAAAGATCATGGGCTTCGAGCCGCTCGCCGACAAATGGGCCGCGTTCGGCTGGCACGTGCAGCGCGTCGATGGCAATGACCTGCAAGCCGTCGTCGCTGCGTTCGATGCAGCCCGTGCGCTTCAGGAGGAAAAGCCGCGCGTCATCCTGTTCGACACCTTGATGGGCAAGGGTGTGCCCTTCCTCGAGAGCCGCGACAAGAACCATTTCATCCGTGTCGACCCACCGGAATGGCAGCAGGCCATCGCCCACACCGACAGCACACAAACCGAAGGAGCCTGATGATGAGTGCCACTATCGAGAAGAAGCCGCGTCTCAAGACCTCGGCAATGATTGCTTCCATCGCCGGCGAGGGCCAGCGGGTCAAGGCGGCGCCGTTCGGCAAAGCCATGGTCGAGTTGGGCCGCAATCGCCCGGAAGTCGTCGGGATGACGGCCGACCTGGCCAAGTACACCGATCTGCACCTGTTCGCGAACGAGTACCCGGACCGGTTCTTCCAGATGGGCATGGCCGAGCAGTTGCTGATGGCCGCCGCGGGCGGCATGGCCAAGGAAGGGTTCATTCCCTTCGCGACGACGTACGCCGTCTTCGGTACCCGCCGGGCCTTCGACTTCGTGCATCAGGTGATTGCAGAAGAATGCCTCAACGTCAAGATGTGCTGCGCCCTGCCCGGGCTCACCACTGGCTATGGCCCGAGCCACCAGGCGACCGAGGACCTGGCGTTGATGCGCGGCATTCCCGGACTGACGATCATCGATCCTTGCGACGCGCTCGACATCGAGCAGGCGGTGCCTCAAATGGCGGATCACCAGGGCCCCGTCTATATGCGACTGCCGCGCGGCAACGTGCCGCTGGTGCTGGACGAGTACGACTACAAGTTCGAACTCGGCAAGGCCAAGCTGATCCGCGACGGCAAGGGCGTGCTGGTGATCTCGAGCGGCTTCATGACGATGCGCTCGCTGGAGGTCGCCCAGCAATTGCAGGCTGATGGCATCGATGTCGCAGTGCTGCACGTGCCGACGATCAAGCCGCTCGACGACGCGACGATCCTTGCGGAGGTCCGGCGCATGGGGAGGCTCGTCGTGGTGGCTGAGAACCATTCGGTGATCGGCGGGCTGGGCGAGGCGGTGGCGTGCCTGCTGATGCGCTCGGGCGCCACGGCGACGTTCCGCCAGATCGGCTTGCCGGATGCATTCCTGGACGCGGGGGCACTGCCGACGCTGCACGACCGCTATGGCATTTCCACGAAGGCGATGGGCGAGCAGATCAAGGGCTGGGTTTGAGCCGGGTGTCGAGATGAACACCAAACCAAAGGTGGGCTTCATCGGGCTTGGTGCGATGGGCCGGGGCGCCGCCCGCAACCTGCTGGCCAAGGGCTTCGAC
Protein-coding regions in this window:
- a CDS encoding mandelate racemase/muconate lactonizing enzyme family protein, encoding MARIASIESGFYRVPQPVVLTDSTHGEIRAFELNTVRVRDADGAEGVGYTFTVGRNGGAIEAILRHEFPDIMAGEEADHIERLWQKAWWALHYGGRGGPTVLALSAFDMALWDLKARRVGLPLWNLLGGHDPRVPCYAGGIDLQLSLDDLLRQTDANLAKGFRAIKMKVGRARLAEDVERVRAMREHLGDGFPLMVDANMKWGVDEAIRAARALQPLDLVWLEEPTIPDDPAGHVRIIREGGLPVAAGENLRSLWEFKQYIAAGAVTHPEPDVTNCGGVTPFMKIARLAEAFNMPVTSHGAHDVTVHLLATCPNRIFLEAHGFGVDKYVAEPLKIDEGMAIAPDRPGHGIDFDWQALDAIRA
- a CDS encoding alpha-amylase family protein, whose amino-acid sequence is MINDLWYKNTVVYCLSVGTFMDSDGDGCGDFEGLTRRLEYLHGLGVTTLWLMPFQTSPGRDDGYDVADYYNVDPRFGTLGDFVEFTHAAAQRGMRVLIDLVVNHTSDQHPWFQAARKSRRSKYHDWYVWSDRKPERAADGVVFHGVQKSTWTFDKVARRWYFHRFYDFQPDLNTSHPQVQAEILKIMGFWTQLGVSGFRMDAVPFVIGEKGAHVAKPKERFDMLRKFRELLQWRQGDAIILAEANVLPKTNMAYFGDEGERLQMMFNFPVNQNLFYALATGDTRPLAKALEATRPRPATCQWGIFLRNHDELDLGRLLPARRQRVFDAFGPEKDMQLYQRGIRRRLAPMLGSNRRRLELAYSLMLTLPGTPVIRYGDEIGMGDDLSLPERNCARTPMQWSTEPNGGFTSASKPAVPVITGGAYGFEHVNVAAQRRDPDSLLNWMERAFRMRKEVPEIGWGDFVVLPHRERAVLVMRYEWRGNTVVFVHNFRADPLEIKLDAKTLGADGEVLVNMLSEEHSNADAKGRHCMLLEPYGYRWFRVGRLDYLLKREEM
- a CDS encoding alpha-amylase family glycosyl hydrolase translates to MSADAWWKNGIVYQIYPRSFQDSDGDGIGDLRGIRNRLDHLIELGVDAVWISPIYPSPMADFGYDISDYCDIDLRFGTLADFDALAAEARARGLKLVLDFVPNHTSDQHPWFMESRASRSNPKRDWYLWRDPAPDGGPPNNWLSNFGGPAWTFDAHTGQYYCHSFLKEQPDLNWRNPEVREAMYDVLRFWLRRGVDGFRIDVLYHLVKDDQFRDNPPNPDFVAGGDPAHRLLPVYTTDRPEMQDIIIEMRRVVDEFSDPQSTRVLIGELYLPLARLMAYYGRTEDGLLQGVQLPFNFQLLAAKWQAAEIDHIVRNYEAALPQGAAPNWVLGNHDKPRIASRVGQERARLAAMLLLSLRGTPTLYYGDEIGLTDVPIPPEEVQDPFEKNDPGKGLGRDPQRTPMQWSGTAPNAGFTTGTPWLRLGGDWEHRNVESQAGDPASMLALYRRLIALRRREPALHEGSHEPLDAGADVMAYARSAGTRRLVVLLNFGTSEKPISIDLVPAGGVVLASTHAHRSGIVAGALILEPLEGVIVSRA
- a CDS encoding SDR family NAD(P)-dependent oxidoreductase — encoded protein: MNLQLTGKLALVSGSTAGIGFAIAHALAAEGARVIVNGRSQKSVDAAVAQIEAAEGGEVMGFAGDLSMASAAHALMAKYPDIEILVNNLGIFEPKPFEEIPDEDWTRFFDVNVLSGVRLARLVLPAMRRANWGRIIFISSESAVQIPSEMIHYGMTKTAQLAVSRGLAEAVAGTGITVNSILPGPTKSRGVGEFVEALAKADGKSFDAYEREFFEKVRPTSLIKRFETPAEIASMVAYIASPLSSGTTGAALRVDGGCTKSAF
- a CDS encoding LysR substrate-binding domain-containing protein; translation: MSTLPAVTNLQAFEAVARRRSFALAASELHLTASAISHQVSRLEAHLGVRLFERSAHGVRLSAAGDLYLSKVGGALLAIASASDDLRQGVSNSLYVHSAPSIASLWLMSRLRGFSQAYPDISLNLSAAHTPSDFALGQSDIDIRYGIPNWPDLVVEPLFEERIVPLASPAFIRQHGLKRVGQLSAVKLIQSNVSVVQWSDWFEQYSDKRAPDWFAIRFDRAQMSLDAATQGLGVALESSTIAARHIAERKLKPVFGLDQAVKVKAHFAVYPPRHAKRPSVKAFLEWIHAEASRG
- a CDS encoding SDR family NAD(P)-dependent oxidoreductase, which codes for MLLKDKVIVITGGAGLNGLGFATARLMADHGARVAVLDLERAEPAAAAARLGPDHLGIAADVTDKASCDAAAAAVLKAFGRIDALVNNAGITQPIKTLAISGADYDRVLDVSLRGTLYMSQAVLPAMQEQGSGSIVCISSVSAQRGGGILGGPHYSAAKAGVLGLARAMAREFGAEGIRINSITPGLIGTDIIKGKLTEEKKAEIAETIPLARLGRAEDIAGACVFLASDLSLYCTGITLDVNGGMLIH
- a CDS encoding TRAP transporter substrate-binding protein gives rise to the protein MNEQKLTPTKLNRRQLLAASAALPLFSIISRPADAAEFELKYATGQDPTHPVNLRAKEALDRIREATSGRVNIKLFPANQLGSDTDLLAQVRNGSVEFFNLSSLILSTFVPVSGITSVGFAFKNYDDVWKAMDGDLGNYIRAEIAKTPIFTLSKIWDNGFRHVTSSGKEIKTAADLKGFKVRVPAAPPLTSLFKALEAAPSPINFNEVYTALQTKVVEGQENPLAIIATARLYEVQKSCSMTGHVWDGYWVLGNKRAFDKLPADVQQVIKREIDKSATDQRSDVAKLNTSLKTDLMAKGISFVDVQQDDFRKKLASTGFYGEWKSKYGAAPWDLLEKVSGKLG
- a CDS encoding TRAP transporter large permease, translating into MNIPHDDPGLAVDAGRREPIAWLETLSKALGALVEVPAALLVLAEVVVLLMGVTSRYLLHEPLVWSDELASILFLWLAMLGSIVALQRGEHMRMTAIVGKLDPRKRAFLDLIAIASAIAFLAFVVHPAYEFAADEAFVTTPAMGIPNSWRAAALPIGLGLMLLVGIIQIFRVGRLKDALLALGLVAIVIAAMTLLGPLLKGLGNWNLLLFFVLGVGALVLLGLPIAFAFGLATFGYIALSTSTPTVVVVGRMDEGMSHLILLAVPLFVLLGLLIEMTGIARAMVNFLANLLGHVRGGLSYVLIGAMYLVSGISGSKAADMAAVAPALFPEMRKRGAKPGDLVALLSATGAQTETIPPSLVLITIGSATGVSIAALFTGGLLPGVVVGSTLAALVWWRYRGEDLKGVRKASGREIAKSLMIAIPALALPVVIRAAVVEGVATATEVSTIGIVYAVLTGLLVYRQFDWKRIYPMLVSTASLSGSILFIIGAATGMAWALTQSGFSTALADAMKALPGGAITFMAVSVVAFIILGSVLEGIPAIVLLGPLLFPIARQVGIHEVHYAMVVTLAMGIGLFAPPFGVGYYAACAISRIHPNEGMKPIVGYMVALFIGTVIVAAIPWISTGFL